tttgttacTCCTATTATTTGTAATGTTTTAGGTGTTTATAATATTGTGAATACTTATAATTAACACATATTCTTAACCATATATGTCATTATATTCTTATTATCATCTTTATTTTAATCTACTTAGAGCATatgcaacggtggacggacggcgtccgtccgtccgtccagcggcacggaagacgtcgtccgccgctgctcgatgcatcgagcacgtccgtggcagcgtgtgattggccaacggcatttccgttggaatttttttttaaaaaaaatagaaaataataccaaaaaaaaatattttcccaatcccaaaaaaatgccctttttttgcccgttttctgtaatttttttattttttaaaattttttcccccaaaattatctataaatacacacattcatcatccatttttcacatcaaatcatctctcattcatattttaattttgtggaaatgtttttatttaaattaaataatggaatggtgggacccttgtgctcgtccttgcggaaaagcatagctgtgggtgttgtgctcttgcctaagagcaggcagaaaaagtggcgccgggcccacaaccgtgctcgttggcaagagcacggttgtagGTGCTCTTACTTATCTTCATGATTTAAAaatcttatgtcccgtgcatgGCATAGGTGTTAACACTAGTGTGCAAAATATCCAAGCACAGCATAAACAGTGGCGACGAGATTCCCTTCCTTGATCAGCACCTTAACCACAAAGCCGATGATCTCCGCCGTCAATTTCTTGCCCTCCGCCTCCAGCGTCTTCCTCGATTTGCCGCAGAAGGCTAGCAGCACCAGCACGGTTATCCACATCACCAGCGTAGCCGGCACTGCCACCGCGAGCGCCGCCACCATCGATAGGACACCGAAAGCAGCCCCGAGCAGGGCCGAGGCGTAGAGCGGCGCCCAGGCCGACGagcaggggcggacgcagaaatcgTCACTTATAGGggctattttataaaaaaaattatttaaactatATTTATGTATTATTTAGCTCATATATAGGGGCTTTTGTATAAGAATTTGTATAAAATTAGTATAAATTAATAGaatttacaaagaaaaaatattaaaaaatcctATTTAccaagggcttaagcccctagACCCTCCCATGTGTGTCCGCCCATGccgatgaggaggaggaggaggaggactcGTACCAGGAGAGGACGGATTGGAGGAAATTCCAtgagaggaagaggaggagcgTGTACACGGAGACGAAGAGGCAAATAAAGGTCCGCCGCTTGCTCATGAGGCCCATGGATTGATCACACTCACACAGACTGCTACTTTGGATATTTCGACTCTACTCCACGCTTTATCAACACATGTCAGTGTCCACTCTCCCTCCGAATAAATATGTCTCCATTTTGTTTATCTCACGCGTCATTCTATACACtctccctctgtccgcgaataggagtctcatttttctattttagtccgtctgcgaataggagtttcggttcacttttaccataaacgGCAATATGATCTCAtctttcactaactcattacactcacattttatttaaaactaatatatatacaagtggaacttttttccaccaacttttttccaccctcttttcttaacatttcttaaaactaatatatatacaagtggactcttaatggcggacggagggagtaattcatATACAAACCGAAGTAACCGAAGTAAGCAACCTACTATTTCACTATTTATATATCTATGAGGATTTGAATTTCAAATGTATTTAAACTATAATTCAGATAATTAACTGTCACGTCAACGAGTCAATATTTCATCAACACCACCTACGAACTAAAATATttgtaaaatcaaataaataacaaaatattagaaaattattaattgaaaatcgaaattttattaaaaactaaataccaaaaatttataatttaaatttctaaaaattacttaatgaaattaattttagtttttgtatGCCAAATTCTTTGATTATATCTTGTTGGAGACCATAAGTCTGTTCTTATTGTGGAATGTGAATAAATTTAATAGGAGTGAATCCAGGAATTCAATCCAAAAGGGTAAAAATAGATATACTACTATAAAGAAATTTTAGGAGTTTGACTAGGGGCATGAAGAAAAttgagaaatttaaaaaattgaagaataaaataatttaactaaaataaattagGAGAGGCATTTGTGATTTGCCCCTTAGAGTGTCTTTAATAGGGGAGCCGCGGCTCGTGGTTCGCGTGTGGCTCGGCCGCGGCTCCCTATTACGAGAGCCACACAGGGCCGCGGGGGGAAGGGGGGAGGGTGCCCAAGAGAGAGCCACGACGGCGGCTCGGCCGTGGCGCTTGGGCGAGAGCCGCGGCTCCACccattttcgatttttttttattttcttatttctataaatatacccatttttctccatttttttaCCTCATTCCCAATCTCCACTCTTTTCAATTTATCTCAATTCTACTTTCAAAAAATAAGTTCCGACGATGAGTTTCAACAGTTGATCGATAGAGAGTTCAATGAACTGGTTGAAGAGGTGCAACGTGAAGCTGAcgaggaggcggcggaggaggtccctcggccgatccatcatcggcggacaatccgCCGTGACCATGTTGGGGCCGACCAGCGGCTGATGGAAGACTACTTTGCCGATAACCCATGTTATCCGCCAGAGATTTTCCGTCGcagattcagaatgtcgcaacggctcTTCATCCATATAGTGACGTCATTGGCGCAGCGGTTCAGGTGTTTCACACTGCAACGTGATGCTAGCAGCAGAGTCGGATTGTCGACATATCAGAAGTGCACCactgcaattaggcagcttgcaTATGCCGGtcccgctgacatgttcgacgaatacctacagatgggtgaatCAACTTCCCTACAGGTGCTGCTACAGTTTTGTAATGGCATACAGGCTATCTTCGGTTCGGAGTATCTACGGAAGCCAAATGCCGATGAATGCCAGAGATTGATAGATATGCACGGGCCGGTGCACCATTTTCCAGGGATGATGGACaacatcgattgcatgcactgggagtggagaaactgcccggtggcttggaaggggcaGTTCACATCAGGATTCAAAGGGAGACAcccccacgatgatcctggaagccgttgctgactatcGTTTGCGAATATGgcacgacatcaacgttctacagtcatctcatctcttcactGACGAGTGCCGGGGTGAGGGTCCGACGGTCAGATTCGTGGCCAACGACACTCAGTACAACATGACATACTATTTGTCCAATGGGATATATCCTCATTGGCCCGTGTTTGTCAAGACGATCCGGCAACCGGTTGGGCCGAAGCAATCCTATTTCGCGGCAAAATAAgagagtgctaggaaggatgttgaacgagcttttggtgtcctccaatcgcgatGGGCCATTCTACGGTTCCCGgtacgagtttggcacgaaaatgatgtcACCTCCAttatgtatgcatgtatcatattacacaataatatgataatagatgacGAAGGATTTGCTGAAGAGCGCTGGGCATCGGAAGAGGATGCTAGTACATGTCACAGTATTGCCACCGCCCCactgcagatgggtgtaccgCGTACTAATGCATACTTGATCTAACGGTTCACTGATATGCGGAGGGAAACATTACATATGACACTGCAGGCTGATTTGGTTGAAGAGGTATGGAATAGTAGGGGAGGGGGCAGAGCGTGATATGCGCTCGCGGTGTTGTTTGTGTGATGTCgataattttcgttgtataattttacccctttctataatacaacgaagatttgattttaatttttttaattaaattatgcattttttatatttattatagttcgataatttttattctacttaaattaaaatacctcgaacaaatgaaaaaaattattaattggtGGCTTGAGCATGTCCACTATTGTGTGGACAAGTTTTTTGGTGGCCAGGCCAAGTTTTATGGCTTGACTGAGGGCCACGGGCTAAACTATTGGAGATACCCTTATTCTCCCCATATAGATCCGCCCTTGGTATAAAAGTACACGCTGATGATACTAGTTATATAGTGCTCCATGATCGTCATGAACCTACATAACTTGACCAAGTGCTTTTAGTTatataagagcattagcaatggggcgccacgtcagcagttttatcctcctacctccccaccaatagtggggcgccctaaggcgcgctcTAAGgtgcgccacatcatcattttaatgttttgtttaattaatttaactgttttcaaataacaagtaacgagtaaataacaaacggtctaaataacaaacggcgaagttttaataaaaaaaagttacatcattgaactaataaaaaaaaaaaaactaagtcggaccaattcccaacttccgacgcagctcatcgagtaacgcccggagatattcggcttcgtcggggttggtacacttcttgagggccctgtgcgtctgcaacatcgtccttgccatcgacgctgttgctaacgactcaaacgcggtggccgtctgggtcgggagctctaccgggaccggagcttgggttgcagcggtcgacgatgaggtcgcggtcgccttccccttggccttcacagccttgacgccgggaggacgccggacggacaccggtgtgccggaactcccttcatccacgtacgtccggttgaggtcaaccgggtgattgccgctgctcgtgtaatcaccagcttcagtggtcttcgtcctcttcggcgcaccagtgtgcagaattccaccttggaacttctgcttgtccctcaagagcgccgagatggcctcgtgcttgaagtcgccgtacatcgaccggtacgacaacagcgctttagcgcgcacgtcgctcaatctctcgccgctcccctgtgaccgcgtgaacttctcgaactccgccgcatacaagttcacttgcttcttgacttgatctcagtgcttgcggagttgctcacacttgcgcttgtacgcggtcggcggctagaccgaattgtagaggtccgcgatgcgttcccagtacgcgatctgtcgctggttgttcgcgaatatcggatcttccgatatatctacccaacaccgggccaaagtgagagtttcgtcgtcgttgtagttcgtacggccgggggcgtactcatcgcaatcaccgggaggcggcaacttctgcgcccgctgccggttccgcttctttctggctggggcggaagcggtcgcggcggggtcgggatcggccgctgcggttgggcggtgcggagacggctccatgtcagacaacccatacaattccgtactgaaatcgggatcgtaatgggtgttgaacgaacgataatcgccgggttctgtacccggccaatgcgcccctgcgctaaacgtaggactattggggcttgaatccatttcgtagtaattatgtaaatgtaagtttcgaaaatgaaatcgagtgaaatgaaatgttacaaatggacggtatttataaaaaaacgaaaccgcgtgccatcgtccgcggttgatcgtccgcgacctccacaatggggcggacgatggcgcggacgatggccatcatccgcggccatcgtccgcgacagctgcaatggggcggacgatggcgcggacgatgaccatcgtccgcgctatcctccgcgaccgaagtatagggcgcgactatcgtccgcgccctatggcgcgcacccgcaatgggtgcggacgatggatggcgcggacgatgcgcgccatcgggcgtgccatggttcgcccattgcggatgccctaatcCTGGGGCAAACTAGTCAAGTCACAATATCATTGCATAGGCCATAGCATGTCTGAATTAATTTCCTTATTATATGATGGAAAAACAATAATCATGGAGTAAGAATTATAGAAAGGTTTCAGATTGAACCCAAGTTTAAAGTTTTGGGTTACAATTTGTGTAGAGCAATCCCAAAAATTGAATTTGACACAGATAAAATTAGGGCAATTTAAAATATTCTTCAAATCTACAATTTCATTTTCCCAAACTGAATTTCATCATCTCGACCGCTCGATCTTCGCCGACCGTGGCGAACTTCTAATTCCGGCGTCACTGGCCACCGCCGCCACCACTGAACTTTGTACCGCAGGCAGATCCGACTCCTTCGCCTTCGCCTTAATCCTCTTTCCCGTCGCCACGACTCTACCAACTTTACCACCGCCATTGTTTTTCGCCGATCTCTCATTTTTTCCGCCCAATTTCTCCACCACACTCTGCTTGTCTTCTTCCTCGTCATCCACCAATACAGCCAGACGACGCCGTTTGATCACCGCGGGGGCTGGGGAAGAGAGGGATTTATGCTTATACCCCGATTTCTTAAAGAGCGCATCGTCGCGCTGCACGCGGAGCTTGCCCACGTTGCCCTCGATTCGGCCTTGGAAGCGGCGACGCGTGGTGCTAACACCGCCCATGGACCAGTGGGCCTCTTCGGCCCAAGCAATCAGGGGATCCATCACCGGGAGCGGCGGATCGATTCTCTCCCCGTCGGAGTAAAACCGCGGCCGTGGGAGGCTGCCGCCGTAGAACTTGCCAAGACCTAAGGCCGCAACCATCGCTACAgctgtgtgtgtgtttgtgatgGTGATTGTGTgggagagacagagagagatttGTGTTAGGTTAGAAATGCGAGGGGGATTTTATAGTAgcctttttggcgggaaaataGGAAAGTCGAGATGGCAAGCGCCATTGATGAGTCAGCCACACCCCCCGCGCTTCTATCCAAAatgtaaataaatgaaaatctATAGCTTTCTCGTTTAAATGGGTATTTCATTAAGTTCATAAAAATAGTCCGTTATTTCATTTCTATCCGTTTACCAGTTACGTTTTTTCTCTCATTAATATGGAGTATTAGATTTTCTTGTTCTGATAATATACATCTGATTAAtgttctttttaaaaatattgagccgttttaacaaaaaaaagaagcattgcatatacaatttttttgggttaaaagtgggtaaaatattgaattttaatcaaattaggTTTTGTAAaccaattttaaaatatgtCCATAATTactgatttttatattttattcgtGTATCGATTTAATCCAATTTAATGTTGATGTGTTCGCTTTCAAATTGAAATAGCTATATTGATTGGAATAAAACAACAACGTTTAGAAATAATAGTAAATTATTGATTATTGACCAAAGTTTTATTTGCACCCGAATTAAATGACTACTCAAATGTTTTTCCACGTTTGATTAGGTATGTGTGCTTAAGAAAGAAGAGTTgaaaagttaataaaatattagttttattataatagttttataatagaatgtgaatgtAATTGTAAAATATTAGGGAAAGATGGTCAAACAAAATGGACAATATTTTGTGAatagagaaaaagaaataatagtAAATTATTGATTATTGACCAAAGTTTTATTTGCACCCGAATTAAATGACTACTCAAATGTATTTCCACGTTTGATTAGGTATGTGTGCTTAAGAAAGAAGAGTTgaaaagttaataaaatattagttttattataatagttttattataatagttttataatagaatgtgaatgtAATTGTAAAATATTAGTGAAAGATGGTCAAACAAAATGGACAATATTTTGTGAATagagaaaaatgataaatatggACAATATTTAGTGACAAAGGGAGTATGTCATTTGATCAAAAGTAGTACATTCCGAATGCATTAAACCTaccaaaattatcattttcaacttaaattaaacacAATAGACAGAAGATTTATTTGAATGCGAGGGTATAATTTCAGACGACAACGCAAAATTTTCTCTTATCATGGATTCTCCACCCGACTACCAACCAACTAAATACAATCTCATATAACTACAAAGTCTTGGCAAGTAGAATTCAAACCCTTCTTCATCGACTCATATTAGGACATCACTGTGAGAAAGCTAAATTCGTTTAAATTAAagaatagaaaatagaaaattacttgtattttagaaaattaatCAAAGTAATTTTGTGATTGAGAAGCTTCACTGGCCCCTTAGTATCCCGATTTGCTAGTTACAATGAAAAACTGAAAGGAACAAAATTTGGAATAATAAATACGGAGTACAATAAATATGAAGCTGGCAATATTTACTCAGAAATGAAAGAAACACAACATCCACATACTTTCTTACAAAATCTGGGTCATATATTGATGAATACAAACAAATGAAATATCAGGAATCTCAGAATTTTATAAACAGCAAGAGAAAGATGGAGCAACCGGCAATGTCGATAAATGATGAGAATCTCCAGTTCCGTGGTTGTGAACAGAAAGACGTACCTATGTCCAAACAAGAATTTTCAACGTGTTCTATCTTTTCCACGAGTCGCCTCTAAACCTGCGGTTCACAGTTGATTCACTTATAAAACTGCTAACAAGGTGCATATAAATGTAAGAGCATAGGTAAACAAAAGTTACTAATCAGAAACAGGAAATGATAGCATTTAAGAAAGAATCTAAAGAAATTGATtcataaatagtagtactaccaTAGTTTATAATAGGGACATGCTATGATCTCGGTGAAAGTAATACCTTATCTTCACTCATCAGCCTTGGGTTTCTTCCCAGCCAGAATTTGAGATATGTGTAAGCCCCGACTGAAAGCTTGGTTGAAGAGAATCCTCGTCTGCATGTTTTGGAATCCGGGCAGCCATGATAGGAGGGCGACAGGGGCCATGACAATAACCCCAAACATGATGTCATACATGCGAGCTACAGAGAGAGCAGTATCCCACAACATGGTTTTCTCCAGAAAGGGACGAAGGGTCTGTGCAATACATATGAATCCCCAGCCCGTAGGAACAAAAGCCAATAAGCTGGTGAAGATATCCAAAAATTTGAAGT
This sequence is a window from Salvia splendens isolate huo1 chromosome 5, SspV2, whole genome shotgun sequence. Protein-coding genes within it:
- the LOC121803726 gene encoding uncharacterized protein LOC121803726, coding for MSKRRTFICLFVSVYTLLLFLSWNFLQSVLSWYESSSSSSSSAWADTRAPLYASALLGAAFGVLSMVAALAVAVPATLVMWITVLVLLAFCGKSRKTLEAEGKKLTAEIIGFVVKVLIKEGNLVATVYAVLGYFAH
- the LOC121803334 gene encoding uncharacterized protein LOC121803334, whose translation is MVAALGLGKFYGGSLPRPRFYSDGERIDPPLPVMDPLIAWAEEAHWSMGGVSTTRRRFQGRIEGNVGKLRVQRDDALFKKSGYKHKSLSSPAPAVIKRRRLAVLVDDEEEDKQSVVEKLGGKNERSAKNNGGGKVGRVVATGKRIKAKAKESDLPAVQSSVVAAVASDAGIRSSPRSAKIERSR